Proteins from one Brienomyrus brachyistius isolate T26 unplaced genomic scaffold, BBRACH_0.4 scaffold92, whole genome shotgun sequence genomic window:
- the LOC125727216 gene encoding uncharacterized protein LOC125727216 has product MSIVKTTVNLQRIDWLLPKGAVSVRIAPEYIPGPVGRRQTSSSDAGRRKKCRTRPPAASSLTTSASPGSAAIPVATSRGQQGTGRRRNTAGGRSGRRRRYDQQKGLEPKPSSPTFSSSSFLFPSSAPSPFVSSPFLFMGSSVLSPHLLTPVSPAPHPYSAPGMVHLTPLLQAPAQAVAALSHLEKFYWLYNYYVTKYSKMTYDAKCFTEYWCQEFWNRHLNEINLAKQGKNEDNEGTHSSKRRRIDEDEFIFPIDALEQLSTMPRAQEMGVEMGYQSDAHSYISL; this is encoded by the exons atgtccatcgtgaaaaccaccgtgaatctccagaggattgactggctgctgccgaaaggtgcagtcagtgtgcggatcgccccggaatacatccccggtccagttggccgaa gacaaaccagttccagtgatgctggccgtcggaagaagtgccgcaccaggccgccggcagccagctccctgaccacgtctgcctctcctggatctgctgccatcccggtggcaaccagcaggggtcagcagggcacaggccgccgtagaaatacggcgggaggccggtcagggcgaagaaggaggtatgaccaacagaaggggttagagcctaagcccagctcaccaaccttctcctcctcttcatttttatttccgtcttcagccccctccccttttgtttcatccccatttctttttatgggctcctctgttttatcGCCACACTTACTCACACCTGTtagcccagctccacatccatattcagctccaggcatggttcatctgacccctctgcttcaggctccagcacaggctgtagccgccttatctcacctggaaaaattctattggttgtataactattatgtaacaaagtactctaaaatgacctatgacgccaagtgctttactgagtactggtgtcaggagttttggaacagacatttaaatgaaattaacttagcgaaacaggggaagaatgaggataatgagggtactcattcatccaagaggcgtaggattgatgaagatgagttcatctttcctattgatgcactggagcagctaagtaccatgcccagggctcaggagatgggtgtggagatgggctatcagtcagatgcacatagctacatttccctgtag